From a region of the Candidatus Jettenia caeni genome:
- a CDS encoding DNA methylase has translation MTKRAIEESFPIVEINRLAVPERNAFKPIYQMHKWFARRASCVFRAILLASMKPIGTDIMEEFYKDHTNDPDTNNVKILDPFMGGGTTVVEALRLGCHVTGIDLNPVAWFIVKTEVEPVDIDRLMDAFKRLEERKTNSGKSVKEELLSHYKTECPCCEAGREGADIIYTFWVKSAICTNPNCKQEVPLFSNYTIAQKAPTIRYLPDYECRYCGKRFDMDIEPASLIAEKTLTTYNLKDASGELRSHKRWALRDNMTHRAICPWCSAENVQAKIKSLKKEKKKVPLTVLLCPHCYTVWQYRGTLPEDVSCPICKKDYNPNKGNVTEKGSFVCQSCGTKDKIINSIRKLPQEQLLPTRPYALEGYCLKCAGYGDEKDLFNNMIKTKKLSHSCNINKNNGKFFKRINPSDLKRYQDAEKRWEKEREALPYPRQEVPIGEKTKSGLIAHHYRYWHQMFNPRQLLCLSTLLKAIGEEEDQVLKEMLLSGFFNTLNNMSDFTSYIWQRDCTRQVFARHDFASKNTPCESSIWGAEMGMGSFSTYYNSVIEAKQFINKTWDYYKNDGENKKIENDGIKGDKDLHCFSSSNLTEAKKFNHVITDPPYAGNVNYSELADFFYVWLRLLLSKTYSHFSPDVTPKVEEIIVNPTRGKTAKDYKEGLTKVWRKCYEYLEYEGLMVFTFHHAEGSAWESLLESVCNAGFFIEAVYPIHGESESSLHLMDKQSISYDLIHVCKKRQDNGDIKKRSWAGVRHEIRTRAREEINRIEAGRYGSEKLLPADINIILIGKCLELYSKHYGSIIDHNGDVVPLQEALVSIRMMVEQLINTQHPLPSELEHIDPISYVYLTCLCDRKEIQSDEVHKATRGILEIDAMMKAGVIRKGRAKRGRTYEVKQPEERYKELQVLFKKDTKNFHQLKLFPEMEEERFDNVALVDVIHYLMGLANASENLTLWLNEFRQVIPQVRVALEYLKIRNRTFQEPINKILSLIEV, from the coding sequence TTGACGAAACGTGCAATAGAGGAATCTTTCCCAATCGTTGAAATAAATAGGCTGGCAGTGCCGGAACGCAATGCATTTAAACCTATTTATCAGATGCATAAGTGGTTTGCCCGCAGGGCGTCGTGCGTATTCAGGGCGATACTCCTGGCATCTATGAAGCCTATCGGAACGGATATCATGGAGGAGTTTTACAAAGATCATACAAATGATCCTGATACAAATAACGTAAAAATTCTTGACCCGTTCATGGGAGGTGGTACAACCGTTGTCGAGGCGTTGCGTCTTGGCTGTCATGTGACGGGTATTGATTTAAATCCTGTTGCCTGGTTTATCGTAAAGACAGAGGTAGAACCGGTTGATATTGACAGGCTCATGGATGCATTTAAAAGACTTGAGGAGCGCAAAACCAATTCTGGAAAATCAGTAAAAGAGGAACTGCTCAGTCATTACAAAACAGAGTGTCCTTGCTGTGAAGCTGGCAGGGAAGGTGCCGACATTATTTACACCTTCTGGGTAAAATCCGCTATCTGCACAAACCCAAATTGTAAACAGGAAGTCCCTCTTTTTAGCAATTATACTATTGCTCAAAAAGCGCCAACAATAAGGTACTTACCCGACTATGAATGCAGGTATTGTGGAAAGAGGTTTGATATGGATATTGAACCTGCTTCCCTGATAGCAGAAAAAACACTCACAACGTATAATCTGAAGGATGCGTCCGGAGAACTACGCTCCCATAAACGGTGGGCATTACGTGATAATATGACACACAGGGCTATATGTCCCTGGTGCTCTGCAGAAAATGTACAAGCAAAAATCAAATCGCTGAAAAAGGAAAAGAAAAAAGTACCTCTTACCGTCCTGCTTTGCCCCCATTGTTATACTGTCTGGCAGTATCGTGGTACTTTACCCGAAGATGTTTCTTGCCCTATCTGTAAAAAAGATTACAATCCGAACAAAGGAAATGTTACAGAAAAAGGCTCCTTTGTTTGCCAATCATGCGGCACAAAGGACAAAATTATCAATTCCATACGAAAACTGCCACAGGAGCAACTGCTTCCAACCAGACCATATGCCCTGGAGGGTTACTGCCTGAAATGTGCTGGCTATGGAGACGAAAAAGACCTTTTCAACAATATGATAAAAACCAAAAAATTATCCCATTCTTGTAATATTAACAAAAACAATGGAAAGTTTTTTAAAAGGATAAATCCCTCAGACCTGAAACGCTATCAGGATGCAGAAAAGAGATGGGAAAAAGAAAGAGAAGCGCTTCCTTATCCAAGACAGGAAGTTCCTATCGGAGAAAAAACGAAATCGGGCTTAATTGCACATCATTATAGATACTGGCATCAGATGTTCAATCCGAGACAACTCCTCTGTTTGAGCACACTACTCAAGGCAATTGGTGAGGAAGAAGATCAGGTATTGAAGGAGATGTTGCTGAGTGGTTTTTTCAATACTCTAAACAATATGAGCGATTTTACAAGCTATATATGGCAGCGTGATTGCACACGTCAGGTATTTGCACGACATGATTTTGCTTCTAAAAACACGCCGTGTGAAAGCTCTATATGGGGAGCTGAAATGGGTATGGGCTCTTTTAGTACTTACTATAATTCTGTTATTGAAGCCAAACAATTTATTAATAAAACATGGGATTATTATAAGAATGATGGGGAAAATAAAAAAATTGAAAATGATGGCATTAAGGGTGATAAAGATTTGCATTGTTTTTCTTCCTCTAATTTAACAGAAGCAAAAAAATTCAACCATGTCATTACAGACCCGCCGTATGCCGGCAACGTTAATTATTCTGAACTTGCCGACTTCTTCTATGTCTGGCTTAGACTATTGCTTTCAAAAACATATTCTCATTTTTCACCTGATGTAACTCCAAAGGTAGAGGAAATAATTGTAAATCCCACGCGTGGCAAAACTGCGAAAGATTATAAAGAAGGACTTACTAAAGTATGGAGAAAATGCTATGAGTACCTCGAATATGAGGGCCTTATGGTTTTTACCTTTCATCATGCGGAAGGAAGTGCATGGGAATCGCTTCTTGAATCTGTTTGTAATGCGGGTTTTTTTATAGAAGCCGTCTACCCCATACACGGCGAGTCGGAAAGTTCTTTGCATCTTATGGATAAACAGTCAATTTCCTATGACCTCATCCATGTTTGTAAAAAAAGACAGGACAATGGCGATATAAAGAAACGTTCATGGGCTGGGGTAAGGCATGAGATACGTACAAGGGCACGAGAAGAGATTAACAGGATTGAGGCTGGCAGATATGGGAGTGAAAAACTCTTACCCGCAGATATAAACATTATCCTTATAGGCAAATGCCTTGAGTTATACAGTAAACACTATGGTTCCATTATTGATCATAATGGGGATGTTGTACCTCTTCAAGAAGCCCTTGTCTCTATACGGATGATGGTGGAGCAACTCATCAATACGCAGCATCCGTTACCCTCAGAACTTGAGCATATAGATCCCATAAGCTATGTGTATCTCACCTGTCTTTGTGATAGAAAAGAGATTCAAAGCGATGAGGTACATAAAGCAACTCGTGGTATTCTTGAGATTGATGCCATGATGAAGGCTGGCGTTATCCGAAAGGGCAGGGCAAAACGCGGCAGAACCTATGAGGTGAAACAACCCGAAGAACGATATAAAGAGCTCCAGGTGCTTTTTAAAAAAGATACAAAGAATTTTCATCAGTTAAAGCTCTTTCCGGAGATGGAAGAGGAAAGGTTTGATAATGTGGCGCTGGTGGATGTCATTCATTATCTTATGGGACTTGCCAATGCCTCAGAAAATCTAACGTTATGGTTGAATGAGTTTAGACAGGTAATTCCACAGGTCCGTGTTGCCTTGGAATATTTGAAGATACGGAATCGTACATTTCAAGAGCCAATAAACAAGATTTTAAGTCTGATTGAGGTATGA